In Methanofollis aquaemaris, the genomic window CGTCTCGCAGAGCACCTCGAAGTTCTCGCCCCGCACGCCTTCGAGCGCGTGCTTCACCACGCCCGGCCCGCTCACACCCACGTTGATCACGGCGTCCGCCTCGGTCACGCCATGGAAGGCCCCGGCCATGAAGGGATTGTCGTCTGGGGCGTTGCAGAAGACGACGAGTTTTGCACAGCCCAGAGAACTGTCCTCTTTCGTCGCCTCCGCCGTCTCCTTCACGATCTCGCCCATCAGTTTGACGGCGTCCATGTTGATGCCGGTCCTGGTGGACCCGACATTCACCGAACTGCAGACCCGCTCCGTGGATGCGAGGGCCTGGGGGATGGACCGGATGAGATTTTCGTCGGCCTTCGTCATGCCCTTGGAGACGAGCGCCGAGTAGCCTCCCAGGAAGTTCACCCCGGTCTCCTTCGCAGCCCGGTCAAGGGTCTTTGCGATCGTCACGAAGTCTTCGGGAGAGGTGCAGGCCCGTCCTCCCACCAGGGCGATGGGGGTGACGGAGATGCGTTTGTTGACGATCGGAATGCCATATTCAAGTTCGATCTCCCTGCCCGTCGAGACGAGGTCTCGTGCGACGCGGGTGATTTTCTCGTAGATGTTCCGGTTGAGGGTGTCCAGGTCGGCGTCGATGCAGTCGAGAAGACTGATGCCCATCGTGATGGTGCGGACATCGAGCTTCTCCTGCTCGATCATCGTGTTCGTCTCGTTGACCTCTAAGAAATTGATCATCGGCACGCCTCTCAGATCCGGTGCATTTTCGTAAAGATGTCCTCGCGCTGGCACCGGATCCTGACCCCGATCTCGTCGCCGAGGGTTTCGAGATCACGGACCATCTCGCCGAAGGGTCTTGTCGACCCGTCGGTGTCGACGATCATCATCATATTGAAGTAGCCCTGCACGATGGTCTGGGAGATGTCCTCGACGTTCACCTGGTTCTCCGCGAGGTAGGTGCAGACCTTCGCGATGATCCCGACGGTGTCTTTGCCCACGACCGTGATGATGGTTTTTTTCATGCCCTGTCACTCCTGGTAGTATATTGGTGCTCGCGGGAGATTAATTTCGTCGCGGGATGAGGTCTACGAAAAATTTTCGCCGGGTCAGATCCCGTCTGCGAACTTCCCCGGCATGTTCACGCTCTCCACATCCTGACTCTCAGTTCGCACTCCTCGCCCGGCAGCCAGCGCCCGTTCTGCCGCATCGTCTCGATCGCTCTGGCCGCCCTGCTCGGCGTCACGATCTCGCCGGCGACGAGGTGATCCATGAGCCAGAGGGTGCCGTGGAGCACAACTCCTTCTTCCCGTGCGGTCTTTCGCAGCGGACCGTCCCCGGAGAGAAGGACGGCCCCGGTATGGCGTGCGAGGACCATCACCGAGATGTCCTCCATGGAAAGAGCAGGATAGTTCTTCCTGAGTTCGAGCATTTCGATGACCTGTTCGCCGGGAAGTTCCCTGATCTCGAGCCCACGCAGGTCCGTGAGCGGAACGGTCCTGACCTCATGGACGACGATGTCGGTGGTCAGGAAGACGCAGTCAAGAGAGAAGAGATCGTGCAGGATTCCCCCGGCAACGAGATCGAAGAGGACGTTTGCATCGACGACGCAGGTCGGGGGGATGCCCTGCGTCCGCCGCACCTACTCAACCCCTGCGGTGATCCCGGGCAGGTCGCCCCCGAAGAGTTCTCTGGCCCGCGACCGCGTGATCTTCTTCTCGTTCATGGCCCGCAGGATGAGCAGATGCATGTACGTGGGCGTTTCATGTCTCACCGGTTTCGCAGGCTTTTCCCTGCCGGCCTTCGCCTGGTTCAGCCGGGCATACAGCCCCTTTGCGGTCACCCCGGTGATGACCCCGAGGTCCTGGGCACGACGGACCCAGGCTTTCATGCTCATCCCGTACTTGTGCTTGAGGAGATAGAGTTCCCGGAGATCGACGGCATGGCGTTTCTTCCCCAGTTCTTTCCACACCATCTCGCGGGGCACAAGAAATGCGCCGGCAAACCGGTGCGCCGCCGCTTCTTCATCGAGCGGGTGCTCCACCCGGAGGAGCAGGTGCCCCAGTTCGTGGGCGCAGTTGTAGCGTTGGCGATCCCCGCTCATGGCGGTGTTGACCGCGATCACCGGCGTCCTCTCGTCGTGATACAATGTCAGGGCGTCGAAGGAGTCGGGTGCTTCGATGGTGCCGACCTTGATCCCGTGCTGTTCCAGGACGTCCATCACGTTCTCGATGGGGTCGAGGCCCAGGTCCCAGGCCTCGCGTACCCGCGAGGCGACCGCTTCCACCTCCTCCATGCCGGATGCCCGGCACTCTTCACGCGGCGGGAGGTCCAGATCGGCCCTGATGCCCGAGATCATCTCGATCTCCAGGTAGCGTTCCAGCCAGTCGGTCACCTTCGCGTGGATGATATGCTCCTCTTTTTTGGTGAGTGTTCGGTGGCACCGGTACTGCGGTGCGGAGAGGTGCACCGTGACCTGCCGGAAGAAGAAGTCGATGTTGACGTCCAGGGCCTCACCGAGGCGGATGAGCGTGCCCGAAGCCGGGACCACCTCTTCTCGTTCGTACTTCGAAATCGCCGTCGCACTTACTCCGACTGCCGCACCGAGTTCCCGCTGGTTCATCCCGGCACTTCTTCGGGCCGCCTTTATCCGCTCGGCAATGCTCATATGGCTCACTCCTCTTCGACCTGGTTGCCGTGAAGTTTACAAAAGTTCTGGAGTTCGAGATTTTGTAAACTATGCTCCAGTCTCCATCACGATATTTGAAGGTTGTGATCTTTTTTCTGGGGGGGTTCTCCGGGTGGAATGGGGGGTTGTGAGGTCTATTTTTTGGGCGGGATGGGAGCGGGAGGGGTGCCGTGTCTTCGTTCGAGGGGAGAAGGATTTGGTGGTGCGCCTCATGTTCTGGATTTTCGGCATCAAAAAATAGGGGAGGATGGAATGGAGAAGTACCCTTATATTAGATCTCTATGATACTTGCAAAGATGGATATTAATACTTTATTTATCAAAATAGCCAATTCAAACAATAATGGAAAGGACTATATATTGAACATCTCTTATTTTATTATTAAGGGCTGTTTCGGTTAGTGATCTCAATGAAGTTGTTATTAGACACGAATATTCTTCTACATCGTGAAAGTAAAAATCCTGTTAACCAAGATATTGGGAGACTTTTTTCTTGGATCGATAAATTAGGATATGAAAAATGTATACATCAAGTCAATATCGATGAGATAGAAAAAATTAAAGATGAAAATGTTCGTAAGGCATTTTTGATTAAAATTGATAGTTATCATCGTTTACCTACCGTGGCCCCACTTCATCCAGTTGTAAGAGAAGTATCAGAAAAATATGATACAAGTAGTAATGACTTGAACGATACTGCTCTCTTAAATGAGGTATATTCTCAGCGTGTCGATTTACTACTGACCGAAGACCGAAAAATTCATAAAAAGGCTTTAAAGTTAGGGATTGACGAAAAAGTATTCACAATAGACTCTTTTTTGGAGAAAGTCACTTCAGAAAATCCTGACCTTGTTGACTATAATATTTTATCAGTACGAAAAGAATACTTTGGAAATATTAATATAAAAGATGATTTTTTTGAAAGTTTAAAAGAAGATTATCAAGATTTTGAGAAATGGTTCGCGAAAAAATCTGATGAAAAAGCATATATCTGTCTTTTGGAAAAAAAAATAATTGCATTTCTTTATTTAAAATTAGAAAAAGAGAATGAACTCTATTCAGATATAAGACCTAATTTTTCAAAAAAAAGGCGACTCAAAATAGGTACATTTAAGGTTGATTTAAATGGTTACAAACTTGGAGAAAGATTCTTAAAAATAATCTTCGATAACGCGATACAGTATTCTGTAGATGAAATATATGTTACAATTTTTCCAAAAAGCATTGGTCAATTACGTCTAATAAATTTGCTTAAAGATTTTGGTTTTGCATACCATGGCAAAAAAGAGTCAATTTCTGGGGAAGAAGATGTATATGTTAGGGAATTCTCACGAAATGCTTTGAAATCATCACCTAAGACAACCTACCCGTACATTGATAGTAAAGTCAATAAATATCTTGTTTCCATATATCCTGAATATCATACAAGCCTTCTACCAGACTCTATACTTTGTACTGAATCATCTGAGGATTATATTGAGAACGAACCTCACAGAAATGCAATTTCAAAGATTTTTATATCGAGATCGTTTAATCGAGATTTAAACGTTGGGGACATTATAATATTTTATCGAACTGGGGGATATCATAAGAGTGTAATTACCACCCTTGGGATTGTAGAAAACATCCACACAAATATTCAAGATGAAGATCACTTTATTAGCCTGTGCCGAAAAAGAAGTGTTTTTTCCACAGACGAACTTATCGCCAAGTGGAATGAAAAACCAAATTCCAGACCTTTTGTTGTAAATTTCTTGTATACCTATTCATTCCCAAAAAGACTAAATTTAAAGCGGCTCATTGAATTGGGAGTAATTAAAGATAGATCTTCGGCCCCACGAGGATTTGAAGAGATATCTGATCAGAGTTTTGAAAAAATAATTTCAGAGACAGGCACCAATCGGCACATTATTATCACGTGAATCAAGATTTTCAAAAAAATTTTTTGGGAGAGATAATATGAATTTCAAAGATGAAAACCAAAATTATGATCCAAATCTTGGTTTCACGAAAAGATTTGCCGATCCAGCAAATCCCCATAATATTGATTCATACTTCAAATCTCCTCAAAATTATGGTTATATTATCTCTTCAACAGAATTGCGACCACAGAAGGAAGGGATGGTAGTTAAAAATGTCACAATATAGACTTGATCGGATCCTTCATGAAGAGGAAATTAGCCAATTAGAAAATTTACTAGTACCTATACTCACGAATGAGTATCCAAATTTTTCAAAATGGCTTGAAAAAGTCCAAATAGAGATAACAAACGGGAGTCGATTCGCGAATGGAATTTGGAAAGAAAAATTGATCGCTACCTCAATAATAAAATTGACTGCAAGTGGAATAGCAGAGTTAAAAAGTTTTTTTATTGATCCTAATTTTCAACATTCAGGTTATGGTAACGACCTTTACGATGATACCGAAACACAATGTCGGAAAGCGGGGGTAAAGAGAATCATATCGTATATATACACCGATGATACCCCCATGATAGAATTTTTGATATCAAAGGGGTTCTTGATATCAGGAAAAGAAGATCTTTATGGAAACTCAAGGGAATCCTATATTCTTTCAAAAGCATTAGATCCAGAATACTTTGGAGATCCATTTGATTGGGAGGGGCTTGGAGAATGGTATCTTCAAACTAGGTTAAATGCGATAAATATAAAGGATCATCCTCTTGTTAATGATAGGCGATTTGATAGACATATGATGATCAGTCTAGGAGATTATTCGATTCATGCATTGGTCGAAGTAAAAGACCAAAAAGTCGATCTTGACCCTGTATCAATTTTGCATAAACACTGTAATGAATCAGAATATCATTTACCAATCTTCATTGCTCGTGAGTTTACTGAAAGAGCTGAAAATTATGCTAAAAAGAATGCAGTAATTATCTTCAATTCTCGTGATATTGCTCAGTACCTCGGGAGGAAAACCCCAGTTATTTGTGAGGGCACCCCAAAAGGAATGATTGTTTCAATCAAGCCAGATTACCTTGAAAGACTTTTGAGACAAGATCCTCCCTATTATTATATAAAGGGGGGACCATCAGGTAAATCCCTTAAAGCCGGGCAAACGTTAGTATTTTACTCAACAGCCCCCGAAAAGTGTGTAAAAGCACTTGGTAAAATAAGATCAGTTACAGTAGGCACTCCAGATGAAATATGGAACATGTATAACCAGAATTTAGTCCTTAGTAAAGAAGAGTACTTCCGTTTTGCCTCTATTAAGCAAAAAATATTGGTTATTGAATTGAATGATGTTAGTGAGATAACTTCTATCAAAGAAGACGAATTAGACACAATTATTTCAAAAAAAGATAGAAGTGGATCGTATATTGATGAAAAAACCTTAAATGGAATTATAAAATTAGGTTCTGGGTTTGATGAATGAGATAATTTGTGGATTTAAATTGTAGAAATACAGCAGTTTAAATAAAATCATCTTTTGAGGTTCTGTTTATGATTCTAATTTTGCAAACGTAGTTATTCAGCACAGGAAGAAAAAGATATTTGCGCGAAATCACCACTGAACAAAGATCGCTAATATAATGGGTTTCATAAGTCGAACATCCATGATTGGTGTTTTATTTTCTGACTTATCTAACAAAGAGCATATCTCAGAAGTATCTTGGGCTCAATCAATCATCAGGATCGAGAAACTTTCCGACCATTCCTCTGCCTCCCCCACTTCAATCGCCATCACAGGGATCCAGGGGCGGTGGCCCCGGCGCGAGTGACGGAGGAAGGCAGGCCGATCAGACGTGCCGCCCACAGAGAGAATAAAGAATGTTTCCTTGCTGACACCCCAGCCCTCCCCACGACGAAGATAGGGGTGGGGCGGCAACAATCTCTTGAACGACACCATGCTTCAGAAACGTCTCCCACTCCCCTATCAAGGCCTGGAGAGTTTTGGGATGACCTTAAACTATATTAAGTAACGTTCACTTTCACAATGCAGTCGAAATTACTAATAAATTGGGGCTCTTAATATAGACAAGAAATTATTCCATCAAATACACAAGACTAAAAATTAGTCAAGTGGGACACAAATAATTTTCACACAAGATCCGCAGTTTATTACCTAAACTGATAATACAGACGACACATGGATTAAACAGCCGAGTGGAATCAATGCGAGTCATACTATCCATTAGACCAAAGCATGTCCGGAAAATAATTAGTGGGAAGAAGAGATATGAATTCCGTAAAGTAATATTTAAAGACAGATCTGTTCATGAAATTTACGTCTATTCATCATCTCCTGTGAAGAAAATTGTTGGTAAATTTAATGTTGGACAGATTCTTGAAGATCACCCTGAGGCTTTATGGGAAAAAGTGAAAGATGATTCTGGACTCACAAAAAGTGACTTTTACAGTTATTTCTCTGGAAAAAATAAGGGATATGCTATAGAGATAGTAAACTTTGTTCTATTTGAAGAACCGATTGATCCAAAAAAGATCGATCCTAAATTCATCCCTCCTCAATCGTTCATATATCTAAAAGATTGAATCTTAATTTTTGCATTTATTTAGACAAATTGACTATTGTCTGATCAAATGTTGTTCTTGCTCGTTCGATCTTCGCGAACAATAACACCCTCCTCACCCCCTCTCAATCAACACCACCCCCCGCGTCGCCGCGTACCCCACCAACGTCGCGATCACCACCGCCGGCACGATATCCCACTGCAAAAAAACCATCGCGAGGAGGACGAGGACCACCGACGGCATCTTCAGCACCGCGACGGTCATCCCGGCCATGGCCGCAGGGACGGCGAGGGCGACGGGGACGCCGGGGGCGAGGAGACTCGCGGCCATGCCCAGGGTGCCGCCCGCAAAGAAGAGGGGGAAGACCGGGCCGCCCTTGAAGACCGTGGCCATGCACCAGGTGCTGGCGAGGATCTTGGCCGCGACGATCCCGATGAGCACGACCGCACCCATCGCCGCCCCTTCGGCAAGCACGGTCTGGAACTGCGTCTGGCCTGAGAAGAGGACGAGCGGGGCGAGGGTGCCGAGGATGCCGAGGCCCAGACCGCCGAGCAGGCCGCGGAGGAGGGGGCGGTCGGCGAGGGGTGCGACGAGGCGGGCGAAGAGGTGGTACGAATAGATGAAGCCCACGCCTGCCGCGGCGCCGACGAGGCCGAGGACCGTTGCATAGAGGAGGTCGACGGCGACGAATTTGTAGGGCGGGACCGGGTACAGGGCGCCGGGCGGGCCGGTGAGGAGGAGATAGATTGCAAAACCCACCAGGCACCCGAGGAAGCCGACCGTCGAGAGGTCGCGGACGCGGTCTTTCAGGGCCGCCACCCGGTCGCCGAGGCGGGTGCCCATCCCGCCGCCCATATCGACGGCGGCCACCTCGGGCCCGAGACTGGCGCCGCCGACGAGGGAGAGATAGATGGTGAGCAGGCCGGCCGGGAGATACTGCGGTTCGAACCGGCCGGTCTCCTTGAAAGTTGCGAGGGTCTCCTGGA contains:
- a CDS encoding PFL family protein, yielding MINFLEVNETNTMIEQEKLDVRTITMGISLLDCIDADLDTLNRNIYEKITRVARDLVSTGREIELEYGIPIVNKRISVTPIALVGGRACTSPEDFVTIAKTLDRAAKETGVNFLGGYSALVSKGMTKADENLIRSIPQALASTERVCSSVNVGSTRTGINMDAVKLMGEIVKETAEATKEDSSLGCAKLVVFCNAPDDNPFMAGAFHGVTEADAVINVGVSGPGVVKHALEGVRGENFEVLCETVKKTAFKVTRVGQLVAQEASERLGVPFGIVDLSLAPTPAVGDSVAGILEEMGLESVGAPGTTAALALLNDQVKKGGVMASSFVGGLSGAFIPVSEDQGMIDAVNRGALSIEKLEAMTCVCSVGLDMIAIPGDTPATTISGMIADEAAIGMINQKTTAVRLIPVIGKEVGDTVEFGGLLGYAPVQQVNPFGCEAFVNRGGRIPAPIHSFKN
- a CDS encoding ACT domain-containing protein, with the translated sequence MKKTIITVVGKDTVGIIAKVCTYLAENQVNVEDISQTIVQGYFNMMMIVDTDGSTRPFGEMVRDLETLGDEIGVRIRCQREDIFTKMHRI
- a CDS encoding PIN domain-containing protein — protein: MRRTQGIPPTCVVDANVLFDLVAGGILHDLFSLDCVFLTTDIVVHEVRTVPLTDLRGLEIRELPGEQVIEMLELRKNYPALSMEDISVMVLARHTGAVLLSGDGPLRKTAREEGVVLHGTLWLMDHLVAGEIVTPSRAARAIETMRQNGRWLPGEECELRVRMWRA
- a CDS encoding helix-turn-helix domain-containing protein encodes the protein MSIAERIKAARRSAGMNQRELGAAVGVSATAISKYEREEVVPASGTLIRLGEALDVNIDFFFRQVTVHLSAPQYRCHRTLTKKEEHIIHAKVTDWLERYLEIEMISGIRADLDLPPREECRASGMEEVEAVASRVREAWDLGLDPIENVMDVLEQHGIKVGTIEAPDSFDALTLYHDERTPVIAVNTAMSGDRQRYNCAHELGHLLLRVEHPLDEEAAAHRFAGAFLVPREMVWKELGKKRHAVDLRELYLLKHKYGMSMKAWVRRAQDLGVITGVTAKGLYARLNQAKAGREKPAKPVRHETPTYMHLLILRAMNEKKITRSRARELFGGDLPGITAGVE
- a CDS encoding PIN domain-containing protein yields the protein MKLLLDTNILLHRESKNPVNQDIGRLFSWIDKLGYEKCIHQVNIDEIEKIKDENVRKAFLIKIDSYHRLPTVAPLHPVVREVSEKYDTSSNDLNDTALLNEVYSQRVDLLLTEDRKIHKKALKLGIDEKVFTIDSFLEKVTSENPDLVDYNILSVRKEYFGNINIKDDFFESLKEDYQDFEKWFAKKSDEKAYICLLEKKIIAFLYLKLEKENELYSDIRPNFSKKRRLKIGTFKVDLNGYKLGERFLKIIFDNAIQYSVDEIYVTIFPKSIGQLRLINLLKDFGFAYHGKKESISGEEDVYVREFSRNALKSSPKTTYPYIDSKVNKYLVSIYPEYHTSLLPDSILCTESSEDYIENEPHRNAISKIFISRSFNRDLNVGDIIIFYRTGGYHKSVITTLGIVENIHTNIQDEDHFISLCRKRSVFSTDELIAKWNEKPNSRPFVVNFLYTYSFPKRLNLKRLIELGVIKDRSSAPRGFEEISDQSFEKIISETGTNRHIIIT
- a CDS encoding GNAT family N-acetyltransferase, with protein sequence MSQYRLDRILHEEEISQLENLLVPILTNEYPNFSKWLEKVQIEITNGSRFANGIWKEKLIATSIIKLTASGIAELKSFFIDPNFQHSGYGNDLYDDTETQCRKAGVKRIISYIYTDDTPMIEFLISKGFLISGKEDLYGNSRESYILSKALDPEYFGDPFDWEGLGEWYLQTRLNAINIKDHPLVNDRRFDRHMMISLGDYSIHALVEVKDQKVDLDPVSILHKHCNESEYHLPIFIAREFTERAENYAKKNAVIIFNSRDIAQYLGRKTPVICEGTPKGMIVSIKPDYLERLLRQDPPYYYIKGGPSGKSLKAGQTLVFYSTAPEKCVKALGKIRSVTVGTPDEIWNMYNQNLVLSKEEYFRFASIKQKILVIELNDVSEITSIKEDELDTIISKKDRSGSYIDEKTLNGIIKLGSGFDE
- a CDS encoding chloride channel protein; this translates as MPPDDPAAFGHTLRFALAAVLLAVAAAGAMVLFLAVQYGGVALIWPESPPVPYFTLLLTTAGGLAVGLCLHLFGDHVGLLQETLATFKETGRFEPQYLPAGLLTIYLSLVGGASLGPEVAAVDMGGGMGTRLGDRVAALKDRVRDLSTVGFLGCLVGFAIYLLLTGPPGALYPVPPYKFVAVDLLYATVLGLVGAAAGVGFIYSYHLFARLVAPLADRPLLRGLLGGLGLGILGTLAPLVLFSGQTQFQTVLAEGAAMGAVVLIGIVAAKILASTWCMATVFKGGPVFPLFFAGGTLGMAASLLAPGVPVALAVPAAMAGMTVAVLKMPSVVLVLLAMVFLQWDIVPAVVIATLVGYAATRGVVLIERG